From the Maioricimonas rarisocia genome, one window contains:
- a CDS encoding toll/interleukin-1 receptor domain-containing protein, translated as MANVLYFLPAMKSMCTPYTGIDFNRGRVSGGSEPLFDVFLSYKAEDERFVRPVADWMLSCGIRPWFDEYLILLTQREQFARAIDVGLRRCRYAVVFLNERYAKGEGTLIELRGLIEQLPQERTLLIPLAPPEQSLDPDLRRVAASFPRPEPPLADRGQRAIAEWLAERIPGLDAGTISEPVEPEPSLLLHSHGCDWQIGMQDWSVLPLREPLPGEVAAVGDENLLSMEREIDGVSVFCTIVCGTMTADQPLRRELLETASPDAHKRDMQQLVADLAREFVSGLGSPCAGVHLIYLDRWPEIPQFAMTYWSDAWVRLYSIVLPPAPGQTLEYGSNSPPVQFDIQFFVQGTFQDYCRTTSHLDRIVRSLACC; from the coding sequence ATGGCCAACGTCCTCTATTTTCTGCCAGCAATGAAGTCGATGTGTACACCGTACACGGGGATCGACTTCAATCGCGGACGGGTTTCCGGCGGGAGCGAGCCGCTGTTCGACGTCTTCCTGAGTTACAAGGCGGAAGACGAACGGTTTGTTCGTCCGGTCGCGGACTGGATGCTTTCCTGCGGGATCCGGCCCTGGTTCGATGAGTATCTCATTCTTCTGACGCAGCGGGAGCAGTTTGCGCGGGCGATCGACGTCGGACTGCGTCGCTGCCGCTACGCGGTCGTGTTCCTCAACGAGCGTTACGCGAAAGGAGAAGGAACGCTGATCGAGCTGCGGGGGCTGATCGAACAGCTACCGCAGGAGCGGACGCTGCTGATCCCTCTGGCTCCGCCCGAGCAGTCGCTGGATCCTGACCTGCGCCGGGTCGCTGCATCATTTCCTCGGCCGGAGCCGCCCCTGGCAGATCGGGGCCAGCGAGCAATTGCCGAGTGGCTCGCAGAACGGATTCCCGGCCTGGACGCGGGGACGATCAGCGAGCCCGTCGAACCGGAGCCGTCGTTGTTGCTCCACTCGCACGGCTGCGACTGGCAGATCGGTATGCAGGATTGGAGCGTCCTGCCTCTGCGTGAACCGCTGCCCGGCGAAGTGGCTGCCGTTGGGGACGAGAACCTCCTGAGCATGGAGCGGGAGATCGACGGTGTGTCTGTTTTCTGCACTATTGTTTGCGGAACGATGACGGCGGACCAGCCTCTGCGGCGGGAGTTGCTGGAGACGGCATCTCCAGACGCCCACAAGCGGGACATGCAGCAGCTCGTTGCCGATCTCGCCAGAGAGTTCGTGTCAGGACTTGGCTCGCCCTGCGCCGGGGTCCACCTGATCTACCTCGACCGCTGGCCGGAGATTCCGCAGTTTGCGATGACCTACTGGTCTGACGCCTGGGTGAGGCTGTATTCAATCGTCCTTCCTCCTGCGCCGGGACAGACACTGGAGTACGGCAGTAACTCGCCGCCAGTTCAGTTCGACATACAGTTCTTCGTGCAGGGAACGTTTCAGGATTACTGCAGAACGACGTCCCACCTGGATCGCATCGTGCGGTCATTGGCGTGCTGCTGA